A stretch of DNA from Malaclemys terrapin pileata isolate rMalTer1 chromosome 19, rMalTer1.hap1, whole genome shotgun sequence:
TGCCCCAGCACTTTCGCTGGTTAGGTCAGAACATATGGAGTCAGCCAATTATAGCTGGCACCTGTGTTTTTGTGCTGAAAGGCACTGAACTGATGGACCCCGCCTCCTTCCCCGCTCTGCCTCTAATCTTGGTTTAACACAACAGCACACACAGCTGTTAAAAGCTCACAATCAACCCAGAAAGGAAAGAGCTAAAGGCAAAGGGTTATTTTTCACCAAGAAGCAGCTCGGAGCAGAGTCAGAGAAGGACTTTGATCCTCAGGTGAGACCACGCTGCAGCTTTAAACAGTCTTTGGCAAACTCgctttttttttctgactttcccccccccacttttCCACCCTATTTTCAGGGGTAGAATTGCTGAAGCCCAGCTCTGCGCAGCCGTTAGGAGGAGAGGAGGAGTATAAAATCCAAGCCCATTCCAGTGGTAAACTACTTTTTACTGGTTGGTTTGGGGGGAAGTGAAGAGAGGCAATAtggcttcattttaaaaatctctcagcCAGAAGTAATGTGTCTGCTCTAGCCAACTGGTCACTGTGTTATGTGAATACACTGATCGCTGGAGAGGATAGGAGACCTTTGGATCGGGAAATCATACAGAAGGCAGCTAGGGAGGCACCGGCAAGGAGCAGCTGCTCAACATCCCGAAGTGCAAGGATTCCCGTTGTGCTAGGTCCGTCCCTGGGACTCTAGAGGAGAGTAGGCTCCTTGTGCCACCCCTGTCACTGTCCCATTGGAAAACTgggggccagattcccagctgggctgcagctgtagAGTGCTGCTCcaccagcacaaagcagccatatAACCCAGCAAAGTCCGGCCGTGGAATGTCCCCTGACGTGGAGGAATCCTCTTGTGGTACAGGGTGCCTCCTGCCCTGCACaactccctcttccccagcacagGAGGTGCAGCCTAGCAAAGAGGAGGCTTGGCCGGGACACTGCTGTGTCTGGCTGACAGTCTGGGATAGTCCTGCGTGGCCTCTGGAGAGGGGTGTAAGTTAGAGCACCCTACAGGCTGCTCTAACCCACTTTCCAGCGGCCCCAAGCTTGGACAAATGTTTAAGTGgattaaagccacctttgccccaaTCTGATCCGGCACCACACTGATCAAAAAGGGGCagctttaaaaatgtcaaaatattttaaaagatcccTCACAATATGCCAGGCTCATGCCAAGTTGCAGATAATAGTCAGTGTTTCTAAAGACCTGCAGTATGCTACAGAGAGATGCACGAAGAGGCATTTAGATTGCAGAGCCAAAACTCTGAAGGGAGCTGCTGGGTCTAATCTCTAACATGGTACGTTAGCAAACACCAGTGCGATTGCTGGCACTAGCAGGCTTAGAATTTAGACCTTCATCAGGAACATTGCTATGTCAGCGAGCCAAGAACGTAAAGTCCCCTGTTTACGAAACATAGGCTAGGATCCAAGTGGAAATAATCACAGTTAAAAAGGCAAATTGAAAATACCCTCCAGGCAGCATAATCCCTCCCAGTCCTGCTCCATCTCTGTTCCAGGTCCCCTTTCTTTACCAGACACACATCAACGAGCTGCATTTCTAGTTTTCTTTGTGCTGCTGCCCATAGGACCACCCTTTCTTCTCGCCCCCTCTGCCAGGCACAGCTGTCTGACAGCGCCGGGTGCCTCAAGCCGTGTCTCAGGAGCGGGAGGGCTGGGTCAAAAAGGAGGTGGCAACAAGgggagaattttaaaatttctgcAAATTAGCAGTTGTAAAGCATGATCTATTAAGTGCCGACGGCGTGTTCTCTACAAGACACAAATATGTGGTACTCCCAGTCTGGAAGAACTTATGACATGAGAAACAGATAGACAAGCTGCATTGCAGGACCTAGAGTAAGGAGTAACTTTAGATAACTCAGCCTTGGCGAGAATTTTAGGTAGGcttcataaaataaaattttacatttCTGTAGGGGGACCTTTCACCAATACGCTTCAAAAGCCATGGGACATACATACATCTCTTTACTGAAGTGCAGAGACCGTTGGGGTGTGGAAGATAGCAGCTAGGCAGTCCTtactctgcagggagagggcTCTTAAGTCTTCCAAAGATTTGTGGGTGTTTGGAATCTGGACCTGAGTCAGATGCATATAAAAGATTGGATGACTCGATGGAGCCTTTCACCCCAGATTGTAGGTTTATTTGCTTGAAAGAATTGGTTTGATAGTCTCAGTCTAATTCCCAGTGAACAGGTGTTTATACATCAAAAATTATCATTAGCTCAATTGATTGagggtatagatgtggggacccgcatgaaagaccccctaagcttatttctaccagcttaggttaaaaacttccccaaggcacaaattcttccctgtccttggacagtatgctgccaccaccaccaagtgagttagacaaagattcaggaaaagaaccacttggagttcctgtttccccaaaatatccccccaaaccccttcaccccctttcctgggaaggcttgagcgtgaccaaggtgagcacagaccagacccttgggtttttaggacactaaaaacccaatcagattcttaaaaaaacagaacattattataaagaaaaagtaaaagaagcacctccgtaaaatcaggatggaaggtaatttacagggtaatcagattcaaaacacagaggatttcccctctaggcaaaactttttaaagttacaaaaatagggataaacctccctcttagcacagggaaaattcacaagctaaaacaagagatactctaacgcatttccttgttcttacttactatttctgtaatattagatgtattatttcagtaggagctggattacttgcttggtttctCCCTTTGTCTGCTGAGAGAACACCCACAGAGCACAAAACAAAGCCTCACCCCcccatttgaaagtatcttctttccccattggtccttctggtcaggtaccaacgaggttatttgagcttcttaaccctttacaggtaaaggagggattttatgctacccttagctgtatgtttatgacaggacCCGAGTCAGATGCATATAAAAGATTGGATGACTCGATGGAGCCTTTCACCCCAGATTGTAGGTTTATTTGCCTGGGTGAATTGGTTTGATAGTCTCAGTCTAATTCCCAGTGAACAGGTGTTTACACGTCAAAAATTATCATCAGCCCAATTGATTGATATATTTGGATCTATAAATGGAATCTCAGGAGTGGTTTCAAAGTCACCCATCCCCTTTTTTTTAGGCTTGATCAAAGTTCCCGTTCAAACTCCTGTCAGGCTCTCCAGGGGGATTCCATTTTAACCCCGATAGTAATTGGTACGTAGAGCTGTCTCACTACTTCATGCTGGTACTTCTCATTATTCTTGACAGCTATTGATCTGGGGTCAGTAAGAGAGAGTGTAACCCCACATGGTCATGCCCGGTGTCACATCATTGACTGTAATTGTCACTTTCATAAGGAATAAAGGAGAACAAACAAGTTAGGAAACTGCATTAAGTTTTTCCTCTTGTCAAGGCATCAGCTTAACTTGTATCTGCCTTTGCCTCCTTCCTAGAGTCTTTTTCCTTCAACCTTTTCCTTGGAAGGATGCAGCCTCAAGACGCAGGTGTTCAGTACAGCAGGTGGAACGACAGTAGTCGTGATGAAGTCAGTGTGAACACGTCCACTGCCGAGGTGTCGGGAAGTAAAAGGTGAGACCCCCTGTGGCTCAGCTGTCTGACAGGTGTAGACTCAACAACACACACAAGAGGAACAGCTGTCCAGAACCTATTCCTCTTCCCAAGGTGTTCCTCCTGAGCTATGGAGGCTCCCTGCAGGCCCTCCTGCCCTTCTCCTTAGCCTTAGCGAGTCTGTCAACCTTTTATCCTTCTGTGCTGGAATTAAAGAAACCCACACGGTTTGACTGCCAATGGTCAGTCAGCAGAGTAGCCCTTCATCCACCATACATGGTCCTAGAACCAGACACACGGTTCCCTAGGATCTACCAAGAGCATTTCTGCAAGGCCAACACAGATCACCTTCTGGAAGATAACTGAGTCAGATCTTCCAGGATTGTCTCTGTCTCAGTTTACTGAGCAGCGCAGGAACACACAAAGGTTCCAGTTGTACAGTGCCACGGATGTCGGGGAGATAGTGTCTCAGTATTGATTTCAGGAATGGGAACCAAATTTGGAATTTTTAAAGCAGAGAAATTGGGCTCTATTCACAATCTAGCTGAAGTTACAGATACAACTGGCTGCCATGTTACTATTTGAAAAGCCAAGCTGTCTGTACACAATTCTAAAGAATTCCTTTTTTCTAGCAAATTGCAAACAGTGACTGAGTGTCTTAGAGCATCGTGATTCTTTCCCCCACTGACCCTCACTCatggaaaggaagagaaatatggtctctctctcttcccccgtgTAGACGCCGTAACAACAATAGTAACATTTATTTCTCTAACACCATTCACCCAAACGTGTTTTACAATAAACTAGAATCACTTCACTTGCCACTAAAACCAGCTGCCTCTGGCCAGACACAGCAACGCTACACAACAATTCAGGGGGTGCAGTGAAGAATGTTGTGTTGAACTGAAGCTTCAGGGAAGGTTGAGGGGGACAAAGTTTAATTACTCCAGGTGGAATATGCCCTGCATTAGGGCTAAGATTTCGACTCTGAGGAGAGATGCTGTAGAATCTTCAATCTAGAATCTCCACAAGTGGTCAGACCCTGGGTTTTATATTTCATCCAAGAGATGGCCCAGtcctcacagcccctcctttctgaGGGCAGCTGATCACTAGTGACTgggtgccacctactgaatcaccagcacCACTCCAGTACCAACCTGGAGTTCGACAGCAGGTCTCCCAGTCAAATAGCAAACTGAGTCAGCTCTGCTTAGCCTGTTAATGTAGCCAGGATGTCCACTGACTACAGCTGTTCTTTATCCATGTTTATCTCCCCAGAATCTACACTAAGCTGTGCACTGGGAAAATCGGCATTGCAGTTAAAGTGATTGGAGGAAACATCCTCTTTTGGATGGTTTTTGTCATTGGCTACGTGACCGGTTACTATGTGCACAAATGCAAGTAGAAGTAACAGTGAAATTCACCGGCAGGATCCCAGGTCTGGATTTCTCTGGTGAGGTaatcccaaccctccctgtccagTTCCCACCCCCAATCAGGCAGGTCAGCAAGCATGCATGCAAGATGCAGGAATCTTCACTATGTGTCGTATGAGCACACAAAGGGAACCATCAGGATTAGGGAGGTGCACAGAACCAGTGCTAGATGCAGCACTTCTTGCTGCCTACGAGAGAACGGATTGTACAATCTCAGCTGACGGCTCAACAAAGGCAAAGGAGGAACTAGAAATGGATGTGCTCTCCCTCACGAATCAGCAAAATGTGCTGTTTCCAAAATCTGTCACTGCTGCCAAAATGCCCTGTATTGCAATGAGAACAGCTTCTTGGTCCTGCGGTTTCCATCCCTACCCCTTCTGACACACCCATCAGCAGGGGATCTGGGTACCGGTTTTGCATGGGCATGTTTTCTATGAGCTTCTTAATGGCATCTGCATATCTCCTGGCACATCTGTATGCATGTGAAAACACCTGTTTTGTGAGCACATAATGGGTAGTTGTGTGAGCAAACCTGTCACTGGGCACCCAACCTCTGTTTGTGCACCTGACTGCACAATGCAGGGGACTTTAATCACAATTCCTTAGCAGTTACTGGAGCCCTTTGTTGATCACTGGGTCGACACACACACGCTTCTATCTGACTATGACTTTTCCAGGGGCAAGGTGCTGCTCCCTTACATTTGGGATCTTTCTCTTTTCAAGCCCTTATTTCTACCCCGCACTTTACTAGAGGCTGCGAGTGCAGTGCCTGGATTCACAGGACTTGCTGACCCAACCTTTGAAACTTCTTTATGCTCCATCAGTCACGTCAGCCAGGAAGATTAAAGGCTTTTGCACACAACTCCTCTACTAACTCCTCAGGAAGGCTGCATGCCAGCTCCCAGTGTAGTTGGGTTCATTATAAACCAGTTTGATGGGAATCTTTATTTTAATCAGCACCTCACTGGCTTCCCCCTGCAAAGGAACCTGTTGCTCCCTGTAATCATGTTAATGTTTCCTTTAGACAGCTCTCTTCAAGGCCATGGCTCTCACACAGCCTGTTTTATAGGATTTTCAAACTGTGCAGCAGACATGTAAAGCTCTGTATATTTCTGCAACAGAGTCAAATTATTTTAAGCAATAAAAAGCAGATTTAAAACCAACAGGCTGCCCATGTCTCTGATCAGTGCTGGAATATGCGTCTCAATGGAAAGGCATATACAGGGGAGACCACTGAAGTGTATCTTGCTGTCTTGGACTCATTTCCTGTGACTGCAGCTTGAATAGGAAGTGTCAGGGAAATCTACTCTTGGAGTGGCCTGGGACTGTACATTATGTATTTGGGGGTCAACTAATTGAAGGTCAAgggctcccccccaaaaaagtctgGGTGGGATCCAGATTCCAACTCCACCCACCCAAGGCAGAAAGATTTGAGCTCATACCTCTTCTAAACAATCCTGACGAGAATAATTCACCCCATCCGAGCACAACCCCAGTTCCGATCCTGCAGGCAGGCCCTGCTGGTAGATCTCATCTAAGATGTGCATTGATGCTTTCCCAGCCACATGTGGGACTGTTGCCATGCACACACGTGCAGCCTGTCCTGACACAACCAAGCAAAAGGGAGAGATTGATGCAGTTATTTCAGGGATTTAGTACACGAGCATTAGCCAGAGTTATGCAGATTCTGTTCTCTTCCCACCTGCCCGTGCCCGCCCCCCTGCCTCCTTGCTCACGGCTGTTTGCAAACAAAATGGCAGTAGGCCTTTGTTCTCTTCATGTCATTTTTCATCAGCATATCCCTCTCTTCTTCCCCAGGAGGCAGGGTTTCCTCAGGTACATGCTGCCTTTCCTAACTTCTGCTTCGATCCCTCTCTTCTTCCCTTATTCCTCACTGGACCACAGCCCAGGCAATGGAGCCTTTCGACAGGATGCTGAGACAACCCAGATCTGTGCTGGGGAAGGTCACACAAGGGAGAGGAAAAGCATTTGAGCAACCCTGTCAGCAGTAGGTTTGCAGCAGTATCGATTGCTCTGGATGGACTGGCCCAGGATGCATCTGTGGGAGAGACAGGCCAGCCCCCAAATCTAACCGTCAGAGAAGCCACATTTGATAGCACAAACTGCAAACTAAAGCAGCACAGAGATTTTTATTTACCAAggggtctgggtttttttttttaagtcactggTAAAGAATGAAAGCTAGTCAGCAGCGTTGTGGGCAGGAGCTTGGGAGACTCCAGGGTAACAAAAGTGAGGATTTTGAGGCAAGGGAGGATTTTGGGTTTGATATTCATTGTACTCATTTCTCAACTTCCTCTGCTGCTACTACCCACAATTCCATGTATTTCCCTGAAATAGCTTCTGCATCCCTAGGTCGTGGAGGGTAAAGGCTGTTTAATAGATGTATTAAGCTCTTGGATCTCCAAGCAGCTCATTCCCGGGACTGCTTATCAGAGGAGAGCGAGTCATCCCACCTGGGCTGTCTGGCAATCACTTCAGGGAGGGTAAACACCTCTGGGGTGAGTCGAACCTGGCAGTGTTGCCTCTTCTCCTGTTTACAATGGTATTGCTTAACTTTTCATCTTGGCTGTTAAAATAACTTTTCACCAGCTATCTCATGAGCAAAATACATTCCTGACCTAATCACCATGAGATCATCTGAGCAGAATGAAAGCAGCAAGCACAATTAAACCTGTCAGCCAGCAGAAAGCGTATACAAAAGCTGACATTTCTCCTCTGGCAATAGCCTTTACTAACCTGAATGAATGCTAGTTTCCTTGTTTGTCTTCAAATGTGGTGCTGCTAGATGGGAACTGTCTCTTTCCAAACACAGTCTGACACAGTTACTGGGGCCCTGAGTCAGTGCTTGTCCAAAGCGCTAGCCcgaaggggcaggagcagcagtgtcAACTTCCCCACACTGTGCAGCTGACACCCATCAGTCAGGGGTACTTCTAGGTCTGAGCAGAGTTCAGCCTCCACATCAATCCTGTGCTCTCTCCAACAGACCACAAACAAGGATGCTCATTGGTGCTGGATGCAATGGTAGTTTTGTGATGGGATCACCTGTCCCTCCTGGAACTGGGCTCAGACCCACCCAATTGATTTCACACACAGGCTACCATGTGGTGGTAACTTTGGTTGCTGTTGACCTGGCTGAGATTTGAACCAAGCAatctagagaaaaaaaattatcagTAGAGGAGTgattgcattttaaaacattgtatGAGAGCACACCAAATCTTTGGTGTTGGAGATCATTGTTAGGAGAATTGATGTGTGGCAAATTGAGTCAGTTTCTTATCTGACATCTACATAAACCCAGAGTAATTCCACTCCAGTATGTAGCTAAGGTATTTATGTGCTGACCCCTGCTGTATCTCATGCCTGACAATAATGATGTGTGGAAGCAATTGTGAAATACAGTTATCACTTAGCACACACTGGTCTCACTGATGTAACTTGTGCCAGTTTCTGGCACGTTGCTAGGGGCTGACGCCGTTTTGCAGAGGAAGGAATATCACAGGCCAAGGTTCTGATGCAACCTTAACACCTACCTCTTGGTACAGCATTTACGGCTGTATCCTGCTAACCCGTCTATTGCATGTTTAGTCCGTTCCCCAACTATTAAAGTGGCACGTTCCCAAGGAACATGACATACTGCTCAGGAGCTTTATTGCTTAAAAGTATAATGAGTGAGCAGTTTGGCCAAACGGGACTCTGATACCCTCATCCCACTTCCCCCCCAGCTTCTGAAGGCTAAGGCTTGTAGTTCTTGTTTGTCAACCTAGTTCCCTGGTCCAGAAACTTGCTGTAACCTTTTAGGAAACACGTCTCCTACATTTCAAACatcaatttaaacaaaaagaaaaaataagcaaAAATCCCATCTGTGCGCCAGTAAGCGAGTGTTGCTAATAACGATGGCTACTGTTGTGTGACAGGCCCATTCTTGGTAATGCTACATGGTCCTCCAGGAAGATCATCTTCAACCTTGATTTCCACATACAGCAAGACATTTCCATCTAGATGCATAGTTCTAGTGCACCAATCACTATGGTATGTTGGTCCCATTTCCTGAGCCCACGACGATATTATGTTATGTGTTTCACTGTggatcatagaacatcagggttggaagggacctcaggaggtcatctagtccaaccccctgctcaaagcaggaccaatccccagacagatttttgcccccgatccttaaatggccccctccaggactgaactcacaaccctgggtttagcaggccaatgctcaatccactgagctatccctcccccttggatACACTAGGCCAGCGCCTCATCTGGTACAGATCAGAGTAACGTTACCGACCTGAACAAAGCAATGCTGATTTATAGCACACAGATCATTTTTTATCCCTCCCAAATCTTCCAGGTAGAGCTGAGGGgaattatttgtaataaaataactgATAACTGAGTCTGCCTCGGCTTCTCTTTGTGAATTGTCTGCAAAGAAATGGTGAAATGTACTTTTGGTATTTGAAATTGCTTGTAAACTCTTGGGATTGTACATTATTGAACAGGTGCTAATAGCTGTTTGCcaactttcactgggctggggtagtcACATGGTGTtgattctgttccctgattggataatTTATTTAACTAGCATCTTGGAGTGGAAAATTCACCAGTGGAAAATCTGCAGGCTGGTCACTCTCTGTTCAGAGCATGGGTCTGGGGAGGATCTAAGCATCCAGTGCACTGGGCTGGAATATTTTTGCAGTGAGACTATAGCTGATTCCCAGCAAAGCTCCCACACCAGTGCACGATTGGGATGGTGGTGTCCTGCTCCGGTGTGGGGCTCCCCAGGGCAAAGCGGCTCTCGTTGACCCGCAGGAGTCAGTCCCATATGCGCCGCATGCTGTCAGGGTccagctgggggctgggcagatCCGGCTCCCCTGCGACAGCCCTGCTCACCActgcctggccccttccctgGCCGGCAGGTGCAGGCAGTGCCCATGCTCCTTTCTGGCCAGGTTCCACTGGCTCGGTCCCCATGTGCCTGGGGCACCGCCCCCGGccagccacccccactccccgctGAGCCCTGCAGGCGAGGCTCTGCCATGGGGCACCAGCCCAGCTGGCTCTGGGAGTCCCCGTTGCTTAGCAGGGGccttcctcctctgctcctgGGTCAGCCTGCCAGGACAGTCGTGCTTTCACTTACCGGCTGCTCCCATGGCAGAGCCGATCCCAGCTGCaaggggatggggtgagggccagagtttatagtgggggtgctgaaagccagcgaATGAAACCGTAACCCACGTGGGTTCAAAAGCAATGTGAAAAAGCACAATTCCCGCTCACACCACAGCTTCGGGCTTCTGAACAATTGCAAAATGCTGCTAGGTTCATTCTGACAGCACCAGCAAACTTTTTACAGAGCAACctggggtgctgccgcacctgCCATGCCCCTAGGTCCCACGCCCATGTGCTCTGCTCCTTCACTCAGCCCCAGGCGTGAGGGAATATCTGCCACGGTCTTAAAAGAAACCACGCACCCAGCGGCAGTTAGCCTAGGCGGTGAGAGGCCACAAGTGTCAGCCCTCAGGGCACAGAAAGCAAACATCAGGAATCCTGGCTCACTTTACAAGTGACCTGCACACATTTATTTTCCAAGCAGTAACAGAGCCCtgcagcagtgcttaatttgtgccggggTGTGCCCGTACTCCTTGAGGCTTGGCCATACATACTGCCATCAGTTATGAGAGTAAAAACACtgtttgagccctggcacctctttcattacgcATTAAGCACTGCTTGCCAGGGTCTGCAACCTCCCCCGCCGCAGGCATTGAGCGCGGCTGCCAGGCTCAGCCTGACTCGGATTGCAagtgagggagagaggaaaggggggTAGTCAAACTTCACCTGCTCTGTCATTGCTACTTCGGTTCAGGAATGAAAAGGGCTTTGAGCAGCAGTAAACTTGCATGAGCAAGTTATAGAATTTTCCATGCCCTGCATTTACTGGTTTAGAAGATGGTATTTTGTGAAGGGGGGGTGTGGAACACCCAATTATCTTTTATACAAAAACACTACATACCACATTCCCTATATTAAACTAataagcttatgcgccaataaatttgttagtctctaaggtgccacaagtactcctgttctttttgcggatacagatgaacacggctgctactctgaaacctatattaaACTAGGCACTTGCCCAGTCAAAGCAACAGTTTGTGGAGGGTGGAGGTTAGAGCCCTATATGGATACAAAATTTAGATCTGCATCCAATCCACAATCTGCAAAAATGATCCATGGCTATCCACatccatggatttgcagggctttagCTATACAATTTGGATCCTCATCCATCTGTGATCCCCCAAAATGGTCTGAGGATATCCACAGACTTGCAGGGCTCTAGTGGAGGTGCTTCTACAGTAAGGAAAAGGCACCAGAACTTGCCTGTATGCTCATCTCTTCTCCACCCCACAGCAATCCCTGCAGCTGTGGAAGTGAGCATTTCTGAATTGCAGAAAGTGTTTCCTTAAGAACAGGGTAGTTTATAGTAGGGCTTGAGTATGACAATAGCTCCTCACATACAGATAGACAGTATATCACtagccttaatggagagaaagtGGTTTGAGTAGTGCAGCTGTTCTTGTGTTGGACTGTGATTGGAGCGAGTACTGAGGTCCCTGAACTACGTGTTCAAGAACTAGTAACGGAGAAAACTCTACTGAGAATAAGCAGAGTTTTGTAAAGTACCGACCTAGCCTAGGACGTATTTAATAGTACAATGTAAGAGTTCCTTCATGCTCTAGCAGGAACACTCAAAGCTATTTCAGATGACGTAGACCAATTCTTTGCAAAGCCTCTATTGTATTTTCATGGGGCGTAGACATGTAAAGAAAAAACTAAGTAAACTGAAGACAAGTTTAAactgctctaaaaaacccacagaaaccCTTATTTAACTAGAGGCTGGCTCACTGGAAGCATCTCCTCCACACAGCTGTTTACGACACCGCTGTACCTCGGGCAGGTTACATGACTTGAACAGAACAATGCTAAAGACAACACTGACATTTGATTACAGGCATCCCTACTTTAGTTTTTCCATCTATTATGAAGATCTCACCAAAATTCAATGTGTTTTATACAACAGTGAGTGGTTCAACGACGTAGACACAGCCTGTCTCCATGAGAAAAACAGTTAACATGTCACCCAACAGCCTGGAACCATTAGCATGTAGGCAGTTACTGAGTTAGTAGCTGGAATTAAGACCATCCCACACACAGACTGCAAGGAATTTGTTAGTTTCTCCATTAACGTTACCTGCCTGTTCAAAAAAGCTTTTCGTTATTTCACCCAGTGCATTCCATCGATACCAAGTGTGCTAATGAGACATTCCAGCTGGTGAGTCACCCTTTGGGAGCAGCTCTCTGTGCTGCCGGGTTAAGGGAGAATTTGAGTGGTGCACAACACAAGGGGGCACATCGATGCTTTTGCAAACAACAGACCTCAAACACAGGAGTGTAAGATAAATTCTGAGCAAACTCAACAGGCAGCTAATGTAATGGTGATGGGAAGGTTTGACAGTGGCTGATACTTCAATGTGAATGGATTATAGCTTCAAAATGCAGCATGATAAACACCTCCTGATGTGGCTTGCTGGTGCTTTGGTGAGCAAGAGCAGCAGCATCATATCCATAGCAATATATTGGAGTAACTATCACATGAAAGTTTTattgctgaaatttaaaaaaaaaaaaaaaaaaaaaaaaaaaaaagatttggctGCAGTTAGAttgaagagtttaaaaaaacaaccacaagaGCTTACAGGGTTTGCAGTGATTCAGGTTTAGTCCCATATAAACACATTACAAAGTAAAGTTTCATCAAGAA
This window harbors:
- the SMIM1 gene encoding small integral membrane protein 1, which codes for MQPQDAGVQYSRWNDSSRDEVSVNTSTAEVSGSKRIYTKLCTGKIGIAVKVIGGNILFWMVFVIGYVTGYYVHKCK